Proteins found in one Polyangiaceae bacterium genomic segment:
- a CDS encoding class I SAM-dependent methyltransferase: MKTTALWTTVLAVACASPPATQAPPATPAPARAATAEQPQGHHGHHGHSSPTANHRFQDPDRWSKVFDDPERDAWQKPDAVVAALSLNPASVVADLGAGTGYFSIRIARKVPEGKVFAVDIEPKMVAHVEERARHESLTNVAGIVATPNDPKLPAGVDVVLVVDTYHHIEDRTPYFEKVKAKLSPGGRVVIVDFKKGDLPVGPPDAHKIAPTMVQREMKAAGYQQCREWNELPYQYVLFFGRTCDPS; the protein is encoded by the coding sequence ATGAAGACGACCGCCCTTTGGACCACGGTGCTCGCGGTCGCCTGCGCTTCGCCCCCCGCCACCCAGGCACCACCGGCCACGCCGGCTCCCGCGCGTGCGGCGACGGCGGAGCAGCCGCAGGGTCACCACGGTCATCACGGCCACTCTTCACCGACGGCGAACCACCGCTTCCAGGATCCCGATCGTTGGTCCAAGGTGTTCGACGATCCCGAACGCGACGCGTGGCAGAAGCCCGACGCCGTGGTGGCTGCACTGAGCTTGAACCCCGCCAGCGTGGTGGCGGACTTGGGCGCTGGAACCGGCTATTTTTCCATTCGCATCGCCCGCAAGGTCCCGGAGGGCAAGGTCTTCGCCGTGGACATCGAGCCCAAGATGGTGGCCCATGTGGAGGAACGCGCGCGCCACGAGAGCTTGACCAACGTCGCGGGCATCGTCGCCACACCGAACGATCCCAAGCTACCCGCCGGCGTGGACGTCGTGCTGGTCGTCGACACCTATCACCACATCGAAGATCGCACGCCGTACTTCGAAAAAGTGAAGGCGAAGCTCTCCCCCGGCGGGCGCGTAGTGATAGTCGATTTCAAGAAGGGCGATCTTCCCGTCGGCCCGCCGGATGCACACAAGATCGCACCCACCATGGTGCAGCGCGAGATGAAGGCCGCTGGTTATCAGCAGTGTCGCGAGTGGAACGAGCTGCCGTATCAGTACGTGCTCTTCTTCGGCAGAACCTGCGATCCATCATGA
- a CDS encoding alpha/beta hydrolase, which produces MGPRTDRSLTGLSGKLRRQTGALLVDNFFRGISRAGKLHPHAQPHRHDVEVLEDVPYRDTGLGEHRLDVYRPAGIRRGELSQAPVVLYVHGGGFRILSKETHWIMGLAYARRGYLVFNISYRLAPRHPFPAAVEDAGAALAWVRDNAARYGGDPERLVLAGESAGANLVTSLSLVTSYRRPEPWARELFDSGISPRAVVAACGILQVSGVERFKRRWPHMKSFIEDRLHEVSDSYLGDLSRVPEETRELADPLLVLEEGRRPDRPLPAFFAPCGTKDPLMDDTRRLAAALERMGTPCEARYYPGELHAFHALVFRPNAKKCWSHTYGFLERHVGHVHAAPR; this is translated from the coding sequence ATGGGCCCGCGCACGGATCGCTCGCTGACGGGGCTTTCGGGGAAGCTCCGGCGCCAGACCGGCGCCCTCCTGGTCGACAACTTCTTTCGCGGCATCTCGCGGGCCGGCAAGCTGCATCCGCATGCGCAGCCCCACCGGCACGACGTGGAAGTGCTGGAAGACGTGCCCTATCGCGACACGGGCCTCGGTGAGCATCGCTTGGACGTGTACCGCCCGGCGGGGATCCGTCGAGGCGAGCTCAGCCAGGCGCCGGTGGTGCTGTACGTGCACGGCGGTGGGTTTCGCATCCTGAGCAAGGAGACCCACTGGATCATGGGGCTCGCGTACGCGCGCCGGGGCTACTTGGTGTTCAACATCAGCTATCGCCTGGCGCCGCGGCACCCTTTCCCGGCGGCGGTGGAAGACGCGGGGGCAGCGCTTGCTTGGGTTCGGGACAACGCCGCGCGCTACGGTGGGGATCCCGAGCGGCTGGTGCTGGCGGGGGAGAGCGCGGGGGCGAATCTGGTCACGTCGCTTTCGTTGGTGACGAGCTATCGTCGCCCCGAGCCCTGGGCGCGGGAGCTGTTCGACTCCGGGATCTCCCCGAGAGCGGTGGTGGCGGCCTGTGGCATCTTGCAGGTTTCCGGTGTGGAGCGCTTCAAGCGCCGCTGGCCGCACATGAAGTCGTTCATCGAGGACCGTTTGCACGAGGTGAGCGACAGCTACCTGGGAGACCTCTCGCGCGTTCCCGAGGAAACGCGGGAGCTCGCGGATCCGCTGCTGGTCTTGGAGGAGGGCCGCAGGCCGGACCGCCCGTTGCCCGCGTTCTTTGCCCCGTGCGGGACCAAGGACCCGCTGATGGACGACACCCGCAGGTTGGCCGCCGCGCTGGAACGGATGGGGACGCCGTGCGAGGCACGCTACTACCCGGGTGAGCTCCATGCGTTCCACGCGCTGGTGTTTCGGCCGAACGCGAAGAAGTGCTGGAGCCACACCTACGGGTTTCTGGAGCGGCACGTCGGACACGTGCACGCCGCGCCCCGGTGA
- a CDS encoding YjbQ family protein, with translation MAVLQVTLEVSSGGQGFSDITREVADVVRRSGVKTGLCTVFVQHTSASLVIQENADPAVLRDLARWMGELAPESRRWEHDAEGADDMPAHARSALTRTSESIPVMDGRLALGTWQGLYLWEHRARRHTRRVVVHVAGEA, from the coding sequence GTGGCGGTACTTCAGGTGACCTTGGAGGTCTCTTCGGGAGGCCAGGGTTTCTCCGACATCACCCGAGAAGTGGCGGACGTGGTGCGGCGAAGCGGCGTGAAAACCGGCTTGTGCACCGTGTTCGTGCAGCACACCTCGGCCAGCCTGGTGATTCAGGAGAACGCCGATCCGGCAGTACTTCGGGATCTCGCCCGCTGGATGGGGGAGCTGGCGCCGGAGTCGCGGCGCTGGGAGCACGACGCCGAGGGTGCGGACGACATGCCCGCCCATGCCCGCTCGGCGCTCACGCGTACCTCGGAGAGCATCCCCGTCATGGACGGCCGCTTGGCGCTCGGCACCTGGCAGGGATTGTACTTGTGGGAGCACCGCGCGCGGCGGCACACGCGGCGCGTCGTCGTGCACGTTGCAGGAGAAGCATGA
- a CDS encoding YihY/virulence factor BrkB family protein, whose translation MSRAASAMAFNLFLASIPMMAFAGWLIAQVLRQSPEALSSMSLLLDLTPTEMHNIILRHVGRFSAGAVAPFALAGTLWLAASAFHTLMSVFETMVHARRRAWWSKRLIAMACVVATIGMFVGTGAIAVIAAGGPSAILDRLEAGQSFGPPLGHALALAVLLLGATTALAGFFRIAVLRPGVQRRVWPGAFLTMGIGGSASYLFVVYAKELARFALFYGGLAAVAIALFWLWIWCAALLVGAELNAQLEGREDRPLSRVLP comes from the coding sequence GTGAGCCGTGCGGCGAGCGCCATGGCGTTCAACTTGTTTCTGGCTTCCATCCCCATGATGGCCTTCGCCGGGTGGCTCATCGCGCAGGTGCTGCGCCAAAGCCCGGAAGCGCTGAGCTCCATGTCGCTGCTCTTGGATCTCACGCCCACGGAGATGCACAACATCATCCTGCGACACGTCGGGCGCTTCAGCGCCGGCGCCGTCGCCCCCTTCGCGCTGGCGGGCACGCTGTGGCTCGCCGCCAGCGCATTCCACACCTTGATGAGCGTGTTCGAGACAATGGTGCACGCGCGGCGACGCGCGTGGTGGAGCAAGCGGCTCATCGCCATGGCCTGTGTGGTGGCGACCATCGGCATGTTCGTCGGTACCGGTGCCATCGCCGTGATCGCTGCCGGCGGCCCCTCGGCGATCCTCGATCGCCTGGAAGCCGGGCAGAGCTTCGGACCGCCGCTGGGTCACGCGCTGGCGCTGGCGGTGCTGTTGCTCGGGGCCACGACCGCGCTGGCCGGCTTCTTCCGCATCGCCGTGCTGCGCCCCGGGGTGCAGCGGCGGGTGTGGCCCGGCGCGTTCCTCACCATGGGGATTGGCGGCTCGGCCTCGTACTTGTTCGTGGTGTACGCCAAGGAGCTCGCGCGCTTTGCGCTGTTCTACGGTGGTCTCGCAGCCGTGGCGATCGCGCTGTTCTGGCTCTGGATCTGGTGCGCCGCCCTGCTGGTGGGCGCCGAGCTGAACGCTCAGCTCGAAGGCCGCGAGGACCGCCCCTTGAGCCGCGTTCTGCCCTGA
- a CDS encoding WD40 repeat domain-containing protein, whose protein sequence is MIQQRFGQAVLGLGVVLLGLAAASDAGAVGTRRFVLDVGDDFKGGDLKGVAVDSIGRVRAGLNLGSTPVTEGTAIWAVLPRADGSVLLGTGNDGKLLEVKGAKVSVAAETKSLIVTSLAEAWGGTVVLGTLPDGKVMKYERGKVSDLATLKDSEHVWQVAFDKKSNAVFAATGPNGKLYRITAGGQAQVYFDAPEQHLMSVAVAPDGTVYAGASDKAKLYKITGPGRATVLYDFGRTEVRAIAIGKKGEVYAIANEIKTGSYAPSKRSGSSKDVAGPVPKPPKTKGKGTLYRFEPDGSPDQLLDDKDEHYVSLAVADDGKPYVGTGVEGRVYTVDDAHNAVLVADTEERQVTALALSGKSRYIASSDPAVLHPVRGVGGPDAVWTSKVLDAGLRARFGIMSWRSTGTLELSTRTGNTEEPDDTWSAWSNGATAPGKVQSPEGRFFQVRARWSRDPDAVLSEVSVPFLTDNLRATITEVTTGSSSKSSSSSKDAVHKSGSPIDKKPESKVELKWKVENPDKDELRFRVQYRLVGTTTWYDMLKPTEKLTKESYSWDTSDLPEGEYRVRVVASDELSNPPDRVRKHELESGVVLVDNTAPRIENLGAQGRKIHGRAIDGVGPIKRIEIAVAGTDEWYPFFPKDGIFDQQAEDFDADVSSFTPKGPVIIAVRVYDKGNNFVVRNLALK, encoded by the coding sequence ATGATCCAACAGCGCTTTGGTCAGGCCGTGCTCGGCCTCGGGGTGGTTCTGCTCGGGCTTGCGGCGGCGTCGGACGCCGGGGCCGTCGGCACACGCCGCTTCGTCCTCGACGTGGGCGACGACTTCAAAGGGGGCGACCTCAAAGGGGTGGCCGTCGATTCCATCGGCCGCGTGCGTGCCGGTCTGAACCTGGGCAGCACGCCGGTCACGGAGGGTACCGCCATCTGGGCAGTGCTACCGCGGGCGGACGGCTCGGTGCTGCTCGGCACCGGCAACGACGGCAAGCTGCTCGAGGTGAAGGGCGCCAAGGTCAGCGTTGCGGCGGAGACCAAGTCGCTGATCGTCACTTCGCTGGCGGAAGCCTGGGGCGGCACCGTGGTGCTGGGCACCCTGCCCGACGGCAAGGTGATGAAGTACGAGCGCGGCAAGGTCTCGGATCTGGCCACCCTCAAGGACAGCGAGCACGTGTGGCAGGTCGCCTTCGACAAGAAGAGCAACGCCGTGTTCGCGGCCACCGGTCCGAACGGCAAGCTCTACCGCATCACCGCGGGCGGACAGGCGCAGGTGTACTTCGATGCTCCGGAGCAGCACCTGATGAGCGTCGCGGTGGCGCCGGATGGCACCGTCTACGCGGGCGCCAGCGACAAGGCCAAGCTGTACAAGATCACCGGCCCCGGCCGGGCGACGGTGCTGTACGACTTCGGGCGCACCGAGGTGCGTGCCATCGCCATCGGCAAGAAGGGCGAGGTGTACGCCATCGCCAACGAGATCAAGACCGGTAGCTACGCGCCGTCCAAGCGCAGCGGTTCGTCCAAGGACGTTGCCGGCCCGGTGCCCAAGCCGCCCAAGACGAAGGGCAAGGGCACGCTGTACCGCTTCGAGCCGGATGGCTCGCCGGACCAGCTGCTGGACGACAAGGACGAACACTACGTGAGCCTGGCGGTGGCGGACGACGGCAAGCCCTACGTGGGCACCGGCGTGGAAGGTCGCGTGTACACGGTGGACGACGCCCACAACGCCGTCCTGGTGGCGGACACGGAAGAGCGTCAAGTCACCGCGCTGGCGCTGTCCGGCAAGAGCCGGTACATCGCATCCAGCGATCCGGCGGTGCTGCACCCGGTACGGGGCGTGGGTGGTCCGGACGCAGTGTGGACCAGCAAGGTGCTGGACGCCGGGCTGCGCGCCCGCTTCGGCATCATGAGCTGGCGCTCCACCGGGACCTTGGAGCTTTCCACGCGCACCGGCAACACGGAGGAGCCGGACGACACCTGGAGCGCCTGGAGCAACGGCGCAACGGCGCCGGGCAAGGTACAAAGTCCGGAAGGGCGCTTCTTTCAGGTGCGTGCCCGCTGGAGCCGGGATCCGGATGCGGTGCTGAGCGAAGTGAGCGTTCCCTTCCTCACCGACAATTTGCGCGCCACCATCACCGAGGTGACCACCGGCAGCTCCAGCAAGTCGTCGTCCAGCTCCAAGGACGCCGTGCACAAGAGCGGCAGCCCCATCGACAAGAAGCCCGAGAGCAAGGTGGAGCTGAAGTGGAAGGTGGAGAACCCGGACAAGGACGAGCTGCGCTTCCGCGTGCAGTATCGTCTGGTCGGTACCACCACCTGGTACGACATGCTCAAGCCCACGGAGAAGCTCACCAAGGAGAGCTACTCCTGGGACACCTCGGATCTGCCGGAGGGCGAGTACCGCGTGCGCGTGGTCGCCTCCGACGAGCTGTCCAATCCGCCCGATCGCGTGCGCAAGCACGAGCTCGAGAGCGGCGTGGTGCTGGTGGACAACACCGCGCCGCGCATCGAAAACCTCGGTGCCCAGGGTCGCAAGATCCACGGCCGGGCGATCGACGGCGTGGGCCCCATCAAGCGCATCGAGATTGCCGTGGCGGGCACGGACGAGTGGTATCCATTCTTCCCCAAGGACGGCATCTTCGACCAGCAGGCGGAGGACTTCGACGCGGACGTGTCGAGCTTCACGCCCAAGGGTCCCGTGATCATCGCCGTGCGTGTGTACGACAAGGGCAATAACTTCGTGGTTCGGAACCTGGCCCTGAAGTAG
- a CDS encoding J domain-containing protein has protein sequence MTMRFGPEVLDVDLYAVLKVRDTATSEEIRRAYRRLVAQSHPDLNRHQEAEAQTARLNVAAGVLLDAHRRAAYDRHRRHVRRDQSERANPRRVARPRGPADWVQPPKQHRSRLSGELRALLESIHPWPARPLSELDGALRRWPPRRHGVVLAIAAVIALGLIAQSRPRSLTVLCGADCPPQPISAAHL, from the coding sequence ATGACGATGCGATTCGGACCGGAAGTGCTCGATGTCGATCTGTACGCAGTGCTGAAGGTCCGAGATACCGCTACTTCCGAAGAAATCCGCCGCGCATACCGGCGCCTCGTCGCCCAAAGCCATCCGGATCTCAACCGCCACCAAGAAGCCGAAGCACAGACCGCGCGTCTCAACGTCGCCGCCGGCGTGCTGCTCGATGCCCACCGCCGCGCCGCCTACGATCGCCATCGTCGTCACGTGCGCCGGGACCAGAGCGAAAGAGCCAACCCGCGCCGCGTTGCGCGCCCTCGGGGTCCCGCGGATTGGGTGCAGCCGCCCAAGCAGCACCGCTCACGCCTGAGCGGCGAGCTCCGTGCGCTGCTCGAGTCGATCCACCCTTGGCCCGCGCGCCCCCTGAGCGAGCTCGACGGCGCGCTCCGCCGCTGGCCGCCGCGCCGTCACGGCGTGGTGCTGGCCATCGCCGCCGTCATCGCGCTGGGCCTCATCGCCCAGAGCCGACCGCGGTCGCTCACGGTGCTGTGCGGAGCAGACTGCCCGCCGCAACCCATCAGCGCGGCGCATTTGTAG
- a CDS encoding DUF362 domain-containing protein: MSDRSSSPSELSRRALLGSAAVAGAAATLGRALPAFAEGLPKAEDLTAKRPKGFVPMAAPGKVVKVAAKGDFKSIMQPNLLWPKADVAKRLVEKALMEFTGAPNIVEALGKFIHKDDIVAVKPNGIAGQKGYTQATNYETVLPVVEGLIKLGVKPENIMVYEQYPTYLMGCRINVRQWKLPDGVQTATHNNKNHPMQDVRIYQGIPTRYSKMLLDATAVIDMSMMKDHSICGYTGCLKNITHGNVNNPHDHHAHQASPQIAMLYNHPIVTSRVRLHITDAFKITYDRGPLDKDPNTRIPHGAVYVSTDPVAHDVVGWQVIDAERKKRNIKSLKESKREPRYIQTAGELGLGVADLNQIRLKTYEI, translated from the coding sequence ATGTCCGATCGCTCGTCCTCGCCCTCGGAGCTCTCGCGCCGCGCCCTGCTCGGCAGCGCCGCCGTCGCCGGAGCTGCGGCCACGCTCGGTCGCGCGCTCCCCGCCTTCGCCGAAGGGCTCCCCAAGGCCGAAGATCTGACCGCCAAGCGTCCCAAGGGCTTCGTGCCCATGGCAGCGCCCGGCAAGGTCGTGAAGGTGGCCGCCAAGGGCGACTTCAAGTCGATCATGCAGCCCAACCTGCTGTGGCCCAAGGCGGACGTCGCCAAGCGCCTGGTGGAGAAGGCGCTGATGGAGTTCACCGGCGCGCCCAACATCGTGGAGGCGCTCGGCAAGTTCATCCACAAGGACGACATCGTGGCCGTCAAGCCCAACGGCATCGCCGGACAGAAGGGCTACACCCAGGCCACCAACTACGAGACCGTGCTGCCCGTGGTGGAAGGGCTCATCAAGCTCGGCGTGAAGCCCGAGAACATCATGGTGTACGAGCAGTACCCCACGTACCTCATGGGCTGTCGCATCAACGTGCGCCAGTGGAAGCTGCCCGACGGCGTGCAGACCGCGACGCACAACAACAAGAACCACCCGATGCAGGACGTGCGCATCTACCAGGGCATTCCCACGCGCTACAGCAAGATGCTCCTGGACGCGACGGCGGTGATCGACATGTCCATGATGAAGGACCACTCGATCTGCGGCTACACCGGGTGCCTCAAGAACATCACCCACGGCAACGTGAACAACCCGCACGATCACCACGCGCACCAGGCCAGCCCGCAGATCGCGATGCTGTACAACCACCCCATCGTGACCAGCCGCGTGCGCCTGCACATCACGGACGCCTTCAAGATCACCTACGACCGCGGGCCGCTGGACAAGGATCCCAACACCCGCATCCCGCACGGCGCCGTGTACGTGTCCACGGATCCCGTGGCCCACGACGTGGTCGGCTGGCAGGTGATCGACGCCGAGCGCAAGAAGCGCAACATCAAGAGCTTGAAGGAGTCCAAGCGCGAGCCGCGCTACATCCAGACTGCCGGCGAGCTCGGTCTCGGCGTGGCGGACTTGAACCAGATCCGCCTCAAGACCTACGAGATCTGA
- a CDS encoding helix-hairpin-helix domain-containing protein has translation MAQALADLRASAWVPIALKLAAGALGLVILSGIGFVAALRGLDAELPATQMALTADLGKAWLAPPSVPAVPAPVDAGAPAPASTGGITADGRVILNRADAHELRKLPGVGARRAEAIVKLRERLGRFRRIQDLLRVRGIGPRSLRRMRPHLVLDPPEPADGGASAPAGR, from the coding sequence ATGGCCCAAGCGCTGGCGGACCTGCGCGCCAGCGCTTGGGTGCCCATCGCGCTCAAGCTCGCGGCCGGCGCTCTGGGACTCGTGATCCTGAGTGGCATCGGTTTCGTGGCCGCGCTGCGCGGCCTGGACGCAGAGTTGCCGGCGACGCAAATGGCGCTCACTGCCGATCTGGGCAAAGCGTGGTTGGCACCGCCGAGCGTGCCGGCCGTGCCGGCGCCGGTGGATGCGGGCGCCCCGGCGCCCGCATCCACCGGCGGGATCACCGCCGATGGCCGCGTGATCCTGAACCGCGCCGACGCGCACGAGCTCCGCAAATTGCCGGGAGTGGGCGCCCGGCGCGCCGAAGCGATCGTCAAGCTCCGCGAACGTCTCGGACGATTCCGCCGCATCCAGGACTTGCTCCGCGTGCGCGGCATCGGGCCGCGAAGCCTCCGAAGAATGCGTCCGCACCTGGTGCTGGACCCGCCCGAGCCCGCCGACGGCGGCGCGTCGGCTCCGGCCGGCAGATGA
- a CDS encoding SUMF1/EgtB/PvdO family nonheme iron enzyme → MTSALATGRAGRARWARPAASVLLVSGVLVLGAGSCTEPARPARRRQEPAPPQASVPAAAEPAAPDAAASAGAEAAAPPAPCPPGMVHVKKDFCPQMERTCLKSEYDKSNHITLCHRFKEGENECKASRVPLDFCIDKYEFPNEKGGKPPVMIDWYHAMGECSALGKRLCYESEWVAACEGPDEKPFPYGWERSAKKCNIDNRWINPSLKKIYSEDPAVSGPELDRLWQGVRSGERPECVSDYGVYDLTGNVDEWTMADHDRPKERAVFAALKGGAWGHVRNACRPVTTSHEPEFRYYFVSFRCCQDPL, encoded by the coding sequence GTGACTTCCGCGCTCGCCACCGGGCGCGCTGGGCGCGCCCGGTGGGCGCGCCCAGCCGCCAGCGTCCTCCTCGTCTCCGGCGTGCTCGTGCTGGGAGCCGGCTCGTGCACCGAGCCCGCGCGCCCTGCGCGGCGGCGCCAGGAGCCGGCGCCGCCGCAGGCGTCCGTGCCCGCCGCCGCCGAGCCCGCCGCGCCGGACGCCGCCGCCTCGGCCGGCGCCGAGGCGGCCGCGCCCCCCGCCCCCTGTCCGCCGGGCATGGTGCACGTCAAAAAAGACTTCTGCCCGCAGATGGAGCGCACTTGTCTGAAGAGCGAGTACGACAAGAGCAATCACATCACGCTGTGCCATCGCTTCAAGGAGGGGGAGAACGAGTGCAAGGCGTCGCGCGTCCCGCTCGACTTCTGCATCGACAAGTACGAGTTCCCCAACGAGAAGGGCGGCAAGCCCCCGGTCATGATCGACTGGTATCACGCCATGGGGGAGTGCTCCGCGCTGGGCAAGCGCCTCTGCTACGAGAGCGAGTGGGTCGCCGCCTGCGAGGGTCCGGACGAAAAGCCGTTCCCCTACGGTTGGGAGCGCTCCGCCAAGAAGTGCAACATCGACAACCGCTGGATCAACCCGAGCCTGAAGAAGATCTACTCCGAGGATCCCGCCGTCAGTGGGCCCGAGCTGGATCGCTTGTGGCAAGGGGTCCGAAGTGGTGAGCGCCCGGAGTGCGTCAGCGACTACGGCGTCTACGACCTCACCGGCAACGTGGACGAATGGACGATGGCCGACCACGACCGGCCCAAGGAGCGGGCCGTGTTCGCCGCCCTCAAAGGCGGCGCCTGGGGACACGTGCGCAACGCCTGCCGCCCCGTGACCACCAGTCACGAGCCGGAGTTTCGCTACTACTTCGTGAGCTTTCGCTGCTGTCAGGACCCGCTCTGA
- a CDS encoding PhnD/SsuA/transferrin family substrate-binding protein translates to MAEKLRMGVALSELGRRTKRRGVSAPGPTRGELDAFCEALSQSTGLGITPYAAPRYDRLLRRLHLGEVDLAWLPPVVALSALRDEALPVALPVRGETPWFWTALFTGPDSEIRTLADLRRARAVWVAGDSASGYLVIRAALRAEGFDPDRGFESERFTESHEDVVRAVLADPRAVGATYMHLDADGELLRAGWGGARVRELKRAGPIPGDVLAAAKNLPPHSRTAIARALETPDDELLDAMSTLFSAKRFVPAERAHLAHLEALGRYLIRERR, encoded by the coding sequence GTGGCGGAGAAGCTCCGGATGGGCGTCGCGCTGAGCGAGCTCGGTCGACGCACCAAGCGGCGGGGTGTGAGCGCACCAGGGCCGACCCGCGGTGAGCTCGACGCGTTCTGCGAGGCCTTGAGCCAGAGCACCGGCCTCGGCATCACGCCCTACGCCGCACCCCGCTACGATCGTCTGCTGCGGCGTCTGCATCTGGGAGAGGTGGATCTGGCGTGGCTACCGCCGGTGGTGGCGCTCTCCGCGCTGAGGGACGAAGCGCTGCCGGTAGCGCTGCCGGTGCGCGGCGAAACACCGTGGTTCTGGACGGCGCTTTTCACGGGACCCGACTCGGAGATCCGAACGCTCGCGGATCTGAGGCGTGCCCGCGCGGTGTGGGTCGCGGGGGACAGCGCCTCCGGCTATCTGGTGATCCGCGCGGCGCTGCGGGCGGAAGGCTTCGATCCCGATCGCGGCTTCGAGAGCGAGCGCTTCACCGAGAGCCACGAGGACGTGGTCCGCGCAGTGCTCGCCGACCCTCGCGCCGTGGGCGCGACCTACATGCATCTGGATGCCGACGGCGAGCTCCTGCGAGCGGGCTGGGGAGGCGCTCGGGTGCGGGAGCTCAAACGCGCTGGCCCCATTCCGGGAGACGTGCTGGCGGCGGCCAAGAACCTGCCGCCACACAGCCGCACGGCCATCGCTCGCGCCTTGGAAACCCCGGACGACGAGCTGTTGGACGCGATGAGCACGCTGTTCTCCGCCAAGCGTTTCGTGCCCGCGGAGCGCGCCCACCTCGCTCACCTCGAGGCCCTGGGTCGCTACCTCATCCGCGAACGCCGCTGA
- a CDS encoding ATP phosphoribosyltransferase yields the protein MKPLTLAVPKGRVTRSLVELFERAGIPAAELLADDRRLRRESDDGSLSFLLLKPDDVPTYVEYGAADLGVSGRDVLLERRYDLYQPLDLGIGRCRMVVAGPKGVEPPAAPRVATKYARIASDHFARRGVPAEVIYVQGSVELAPLVGLSHLIVDLVETGTTLVENGLEERERVADVSSLLVANRAQYKLRHAEVRPLIERLRKAATRG from the coding sequence GTGAAGCCGCTGACCCTGGCGGTGCCCAAGGGTCGCGTGACGCGCTCGCTGGTGGAGCTCTTCGAGCGCGCCGGCATTCCTGCGGCCGAGCTGCTCGCGGACGACCGCCGGCTGCGCCGCGAGTCGGACGACGGCTCTTTGAGCTTCCTGCTGCTCAAGCCGGATGACGTACCCACCTACGTGGAGTACGGCGCCGCGGATCTCGGAGTCAGCGGGCGGGACGTGCTGCTCGAGCGGCGCTACGATCTCTATCAACCGCTGGATCTCGGCATCGGCCGCTGTCGCATGGTGGTGGCCGGTCCCAAGGGCGTGGAGCCACCGGCGGCGCCGCGGGTAGCCACCAAGTACGCGCGTATCGCCAGCGATCACTTCGCTCGCCGCGGGGTGCCAGCAGAGGTGATCTACGTGCAAGGTTCGGTGGAGCTCGCGCCGCTGGTCGGCTTGAGCCACCTGATCGTGGACCTGGTCGAGACCGGAACCACGCTGGTGGAGAACGGCCTCGAGGAGCGGGAGCGCGTGGCCGACGTCTCGAGCCTGCTGGTCGCCAATCGCGCGCAGTACAAGCTGCGCCACGCGGAGGTGCGTCCGCTCATCGAGCGACTGCGCAAGGCGGCCACTCGAGGGTGA